In Fusarium oxysporum f. sp. lycopersici 4287 chromosome 6, whole genome shotgun sequence, a single window of DNA contains:
- a CDS encoding STE/STE20/YSK protein kinase — MTSLLVSNPHLSAIRQNAINDAREMQNSVVQDCAGTGKEPPSYSLLELIGKGSFGRVYKACSTKSDQLVAVKIINIDNGDALDPSADTFGDILKEVETLKLLGSSGAKNINTVVDVLLVRHTIWMVTEYCAGGSVSTLMKPRGYLPEQWIIPILREVAEAIHWVHGQGIIHRDIKCANVLIAEAGGVQLCDFGVAGIVETKFDKRSTVTGSLHWMAPELFNSNVRYGSEVDIWAFGSMAYEVASGLPPNANFRDISRFGTYLKQHCPRLEGDQYSQGLKDLIAYCLVEDIAQRPSIEEIQRHPYIFNTDVDYPTASLSRLVYAYRIWEAKGGSRTSLFSPGGAQRESSPPSSLASHDEWNFSTMDDLDQLMVPDSSQPILELYNTTVDTQSQVSRPQPRRRRQPPTNMNMPLVPLEKAFDPNTISNYQDNIRSFYFPQRPLLTSDLPLRDHSEPLDVRESLIDLDAALGDSLSLSPDLSTIKPGIRPVSNDSTDADRRRTLDWAFPVDLSTSANRHGGLEPVRSDEEFTIVQAQRDLVAGIPMEPTTSENRASTLSLIDLDASMPDSLGETARPSTAISDAVSSTSEMCHTPFELERHTFESISHPSAAREPSIYVDAGDFDSTALYLAVDPNQTMLHSTGRTNQKSLSTAHSEDEEIYHPLGHDFNNGTNGNQMISLPPLPNPPAIEVMQGISSVEDVKDELLRLVSSFKSHLDLGNQMLETLPVRQRHVVPRESSP, encoded by the coding sequence ATGACGTCACTTCTTGTCAGTAATCCTCACCTTTCGGCGATCAGACAAAATGCCATCAATGATGCGAGGGAGATGCAAAACTCTGTCGTACAGGATTGTGCTGGTACCGGGAAAGAGCCACCGTCCTATTCTCTCTTAGAACTTATTGGCAAGGGGAGTTTCGGCCGTGTCTACAAAGCGTGCAGCACCAAGTCAGATCAACTCGTTGccgtcaagatcatcaacattGATAACGGAGATGCCCTCGATCCCAGCGCAGATACATTTGGTGATATCCTGAAAGAGGTCGAAACACTAAAGCTCCTTGGCAGCAGTGGCGCAAAAAATATCAATACTGTGGTAGATGTCCTTCTTGTTCGCCATACTATATGGATGGTCACCGAGTATTGCGCCGGCGGGAGTGTTTCAACTTTAATGAAACCGAGAGGTTATCTGCCAGAACAATGGATTATTCCTATCTTGCGCGAGGTCGCGGAAGCTATTCACTGGGTTCATGGGCAAGGCATTATCCACCGGGACATCAAGTGCGCGAATGTCCTCATCGCGGAAGCCGGCGGCGTACAGCTTTGTGACTTTGGAGTGGCTGGTATTGTGGAGACTAAATTCGACAAGAGAAGCACTGTGACAGGATCCTTACACTGGATGGCACCCGAACTCTTTAATTCAAACGTGCGGTATGGTTCTGAGGTTGATATTTGGGCGTTTGGATCAATGGCTTACGAGGTTGCTTCTGGGTTACCGCCCAATGCCAACTTCCGAGACATCTCTCGGTTTGGCACGTACTTGAAACAACACTGTCCTCGCCTCGAAGGCGATCAGTATTCACAAGGGTTAAAAGATTTGATTGCCTATTGCCTGGTGGAAGACATTGCCCAGCGACCCTCCATTGAGGAAATCCAACGACATCCTTACATCTTCAATACTGATGTTGACTATCCAACTGCATCGCTGTCGAGGCTTGTGTACGCTTACAGGATCTGGGAAGCTAAAGGAGGAAGCCGTACATCGCTCTTTTCTCCCGGCGGGGCGCAAAGAGAATCTAGTCCGCCGTCGTCCCTGGCCTCCCATGATGAATGGAATTTCAGCACTATGGATGACCTGGATCAGCTGATGGTTCCGGATTCTTCTCAGCCCATATTGGAGCTCTACAATACTACCGTCGACACACAGTCTCAGGTATCAAGACCTCAACCACGCCGTCGTCGGCAGCCACCAACAAATATGAATATGCCTCTGGTTCCCCTCGAGAAGGCATTTGACCCAAATACTATTTCCAATTACCAGGACAATATCCGTTCTTTCTACTTCCCACAGAGGCCACTATTGACGTCGGACCTTCCTCTTCGCGACCATTCAGAACCTCTGGATGTTCGAGAATCGTTGATTGATTTAGATGCTGCGTTAGGCGACAGCTTGTCCCTATCTCCAGACCTATCAACTATCAAACCCGGAATTAGGCCCGTCTCAAATGACTCAACCGATGCAGATCGCCGCCGGACCCTAGATTGGGCTTTCCCTGTAGACCTATCTACTTCAGCAAACCGGCATGGTGGGCTTGAACCTGTGAGAAGTGACGAAGAATTCACTATAGTTCAAGCTCAGAGAGACCTAGTCGCCGGAATCCCTATGGAGCCCACAACCTCCGAAAACCGTGCGTCTACTTTGAGTCTTATTGATCTCGATGCCAGTATGCCCGACAGTTTGGGAGAGACCGCTCGCCCTTCTACGGCGATTTCAGATGCTGTTTCATCTACGTCGGAGATGTGTCATACGCCATTCGAGCTTGAACGACATACATTTGAGTCAATTTCACATCCATCAGCTGCCCGGGAGCCATCCATTTACGTTGACGCAGGTGATTTTGACAGCACAGCTCTCTACTTAGCAGTCGATCCCAATCAGACTATGCTGCATAGCACTGGACGAACTAATCAGAAAAGTCTGTCAACTGCCCAtagtgaggatgaagagattTATCATCCGCTTGGGCATGACTTTAACAATGGGACGAATGGGAACCAGATGATATCTCTACCGCCGCTTCCGAATCCGCCAGCAATAGAAGTGATGCAAGGAATCTCATCTGTAGAAGATGTCAAAGACGAGTTGTTGCGGTTGGTGTCTAGTTTCAAGAGTCATTTGGACTTGGGGAATCAGATGCTGGAGACCCTCCCCGTGCGCCAGAGACACGTTGTTCCAAGAGAGTCGTCCCCTTAG